One window from the genome of Natrialba magadii ATCC 43099 encodes:
- a CDS encoding tyrosine-type recombinase/integrase has product MSNRDYRSQIENLRERARTSDEISNEDGEALIKFSNRMDLLRSEYGDARHKKLLGNCVRLAEAVGGLADALDNRDSAEQVVRYINRTYENEESNRDYRIALRMFGEHTTDGEGKPDSIDWIPSTYSSDYNPKPDPSNMLRWDEEIVPMIDETRNSRDAALIATAWNLGARPYELQDISIGDVTDSNYGMQVTVDGKRGQRSPTLILAVPHLQRWLEDHPDPDDRDAPLWCKLTTPEPISDRMFRKILETAADRAGVTRPTTLSNFRKSCASYLASQNVNQANLEAHMGWKQGSSVASRYIAIFSGESEREIAKAYGAEVQEDEPDPLVPIECPRCTRKTPRHKDQCAWCGQILEPGAVERIQREQREISRDTLKILKENPKLLEEVETRQEIIAFLEDRPELIARAKRMADAADSDD; this is encoded by the coding sequence ATGTCGAACCGTGACTACCGTTCGCAGATAGAGAATCTGCGTGAACGGGCGCGTACTTCCGACGAGATCTCCAACGAAGACGGTGAGGCACTGATAAAGTTCAGTAACAGGATGGACCTGTTGCGCTCCGAGTACGGTGATGCTCGCCATAAGAAGCTCCTCGGAAACTGTGTCCGTCTGGCCGAAGCTGTCGGTGGGCTCGCTGACGCGCTGGATAACCGGGATTCGGCCGAACAGGTCGTTCGATACATCAACCGGACATACGAAAACGAGGAATCGAACCGTGACTACCGGATAGCCCTCCGAATGTTCGGTGAACACACCACCGACGGCGAGGGAAAGCCGGACAGCATCGACTGGATACCCAGTACATATTCGAGCGACTACAACCCGAAGCCGGATCCGAGTAACATGCTTCGATGGGATGAGGAAATCGTTCCGATGATCGACGAAACGCGGAACTCGCGTGACGCCGCGCTCATCGCCACGGCGTGGAACCTCGGAGCGCGTCCGTACGAGCTCCAAGACATCTCCATCGGAGACGTGACGGACAGCAATTACGGGATGCAGGTCACGGTGGACGGAAAACGCGGCCAGAGGTCGCCCACGCTGATTCTTGCGGTCCCTCACCTCCAACGGTGGCTCGAGGACCATCCTGATCCTGACGACCGTGATGCGCCGCTGTGGTGCAAGCTGACAACGCCCGAACCGATCAGTGATCGGATGTTCCGAAAGATCCTCGAAACAGCGGCTGACCGAGCCGGGGTCACACGGCCTACAACGCTGTCGAACTTCCGAAAAAGTTGCGCCAGTTACCTCGCCAGCCAAAACGTGAACCAGGCGAATTTGGAAGCTCACATGGGCTGGAAACAGGGGAGTAGCGTAGCTAGCAGGTATATCGCTATCTTCAGCGGGGAAAGTGAACGTGAGATAGCGAAGGCATACGGGGCGGAAGTCCAAGAGGACGAACCGGACCCGCTTGTTCCGATAGAGTGCCCGCGATGTACTCGAAAGACGCCGCGTCACAAGGATCAGTGCGCGTGGTGCGGACAGATCCTCGAACCTGGAGCTGTCGAACGAATCCAGCGCGAACAACGGGAGATTAGCCGAGATACCCTCAAGATCCTCAAAGAGAACCCGAAGCTCTTGGAGGAAGTGGAAACGCGACAGGAAATCATTGCGTTTCTGGAGGATCGACCCGAACTCATCGCCCGCGCCAAACGGATGGCAGACGCGGCTGACAGCGACGACTGA
- a CDS encoding DUF7845 domain-containing protein, protein MKAVGLAYHEYSANYLFEQYGLQPFFAADRRVKDGGGSQVAAFQNDGEQWVVKLYYQDSGIAHPGEDDDGDIQPGATNPQGTEFWIEEMREFRLSVARHTDEDPAGQQSFNAHLAPRWQGMQTENKWGEKSEFSVPDGTDERPVHEAVNIKINGSNIAFERYEELLREAAEAVGIHRRYFEDYHPHSNTQDAERYVRLLDERSGPVHARDGPIASLGHLLENDRSGYRKLVQNDRDEKGRNVKGYYHTATLGPQRVTEVFPSHTFPREVKHYYSRESASMSSSRALAHPKVGASYQVNLWDEKIGVSPDELEELTRQLDETVLSVLAEAGIPIHPGDDEQGDGDSNGPGRGLYGPFVADDYFDPTQEQDRNVVSLDLTQIRSSQESVVIKHLADGLSPVEWESLEYLVTDGGDVSPADIAEANDRHVDSVRRALNRIPELVEAEYGSVSLRSNHIAEMVHESVQEAKDATRRAVEAGAKAIEASKRGIDETTSALVAWCAKHGIDVDDRQDARLKLRMRGIRNVSARIEEAYRLWCDAGKDPARFRGGQVDLGERGVATVWHYL, encoded by the coding sequence ATGAAGGCCGTCGGGCTCGCTTACCACGAGTATTCGGCCAACTACCTGTTTGAGCAATACGGGCTCCAGCCGTTCTTTGCAGCCGACAGACGAGTGAAGGACGGGGGCGGGTCACAGGTTGCCGCGTTCCAGAACGACGGGGAACAATGGGTAGTGAAGCTGTATTACCAAGATAGCGGTATCGCCCATCCCGGTGAGGACGATGACGGAGATATTCAGCCAGGCGCGACGAACCCACAGGGAACCGAGTTCTGGATTGAGGAAATGCGTGAGTTCCGGCTGTCTGTTGCCCGCCACACCGACGAAGATCCGGCGGGACAGCAGTCCTTCAACGCGCACCTCGCTCCCCGCTGGCAGGGCATGCAGACCGAAAACAAGTGGGGTGAGAAATCCGAGTTCTCCGTCCCTGACGGAACTGATGAGCGACCGGTCCACGAAGCGGTGAACATCAAAATCAACGGGTCGAACATCGCTTTCGAGCGGTACGAGGAACTGCTACGAGAAGCCGCTGAAGCCGTGGGAATCCACCGCAGGTACTTCGAGGACTACCATCCTCACTCGAACACGCAGGACGCCGAACGGTACGTACGCCTGCTTGATGAGCGCAGTGGTCCGGTCCACGCCCGTGACGGGCCAATCGCGTCACTCGGCCACTTGCTTGAAAACGACCGTAGTGGCTACAGAAAACTCGTACAGAACGACCGGGATGAGAAGGGCCGGAACGTGAAGGGATACTACCACACGGCTACTCTCGGACCTCAGCGCGTTACTGAGGTGTTCCCGTCCCACACCTTCCCGAGAGAAGTGAAACACTACTACAGCCGCGAGTCCGCCAGCATGTCCAGTTCGCGGGCACTGGCACATCCGAAAGTCGGAGCGAGTTATCAGGTGAACCTGTGGGATGAGAAAATCGGTGTCAGTCCCGACGAACTTGAAGAACTCACGCGGCAGCTTGACGAGACGGTGCTGTCCGTACTGGCCGAGGCCGGTATCCCGATCCACCCCGGAGACGACGAACAGGGTGACGGGGACAGCAACGGTCCCGGGCGGGGCCTTTATGGGCCGTTCGTTGCGGATGACTACTTCGACCCCACCCAAGAACAGGATCGTAACGTCGTCTCGCTGGACCTGACGCAGATCCGAAGTTCTCAGGAATCGGTCGTTATCAAACACCTCGCTGACGGACTCAGCCCCGTAGAATGGGAGTCTCTGGAATATCTGGTAACAGACGGTGGCGACGTTTCACCTGCCGACATAGCCGAGGCAAATGACCGCCACGTAGATAGCGTGAGGCGAGCGCTGAACCGCATCCCTGAACTCGTAGAGGCTGAGTATGGGTCTGTCTCGCTCCGGTCGAATCACATCGCTGAGATGGTCCACGAGTCCGTACAAGAGGCGAAGGACGCCACTCGTCGCGCTGTGGAAGCCGGGGCGAAAGCGATTGAGGCCAGCAAGCGCGGTATAGACGAGACAACCAGCGCGTTGGTAGCGTGGTGCGCAAAACACGGAATCGACGTAGACGACCGGCAGGACGCCCGTCTGAAGCTCCGAATGCGTGGCATCCGGAACGTCAGTGCCCGGATTGAGGAAGCGTACCGGTTGTGGTGTGACGCCGGAAAGGATCCGGCTCGGTTCCGGGGCGGACAGGTAGACCTTGGTGAGCGCGGCGTAGCTACGGTCTGGCACTACCTGTAG
- a CDS encoding DUF7115 domain-containing protein has translation MNVPGIVQSTLDGEEIAARVSLGGEDELFVTSSRTLVYRSEGLLSDESVDDYPHDADRLTLSEGRRKTKFTLEYPLEDDRQFTVPSKATDDVLHPVIAGVLNGNGITDAGETVVQTYRFSELTLIITSDRLVKHIGAAVWDEDYEEYAFEDVTNLAFEDGSVATQIVLAVDGRPQRIKAPNDEANDLRERLQRALFDYHDVESLAELNDVVGVDEDDEPDESTSSMDFGDSVDPLDANPPELSDREDSGRAREQTQPQTQSQSQPQDQSMSDTEAQASQAAASDPLAQQETQTQAQAQTQTQTQANTSSETSSVAEWGQQNQESSTGVGSADSAQSTPTGSDVATDSPDEDRTGEAGIVDTDPIFEEPADSSTTDGDAALDTDPTHEPAPAPAPAVLDRLDALETAVEEQNELIERQQETIEQLITELRQGR, from the coding sequence ATGAACGTTCCCGGCATCGTTCAATCTACTCTCGATGGCGAGGAGATCGCCGCACGAGTCTCGCTCGGGGGGGAGGACGAACTCTTCGTCACATCTTCGAGAACACTCGTCTATCGCTCCGAGGGTCTGCTGAGCGATGAATCAGTCGACGACTACCCACACGACGCCGACCGACTCACCCTTTCGGAAGGCCGACGCAAAACCAAGTTCACACTCGAGTACCCACTCGAGGACGACAGGCAGTTTACCGTGCCATCGAAGGCGACGGACGACGTGTTGCACCCGGTCATTGCGGGTGTGTTGAACGGTAACGGAATTACGGATGCCGGTGAGACGGTTGTCCAGACCTACCGTTTCAGTGAGCTGACGCTGATCATCACGAGTGATCGGCTGGTCAAGCACATCGGCGCTGCCGTCTGGGACGAGGATTACGAGGAGTACGCTTTCGAGGACGTGACGAACCTCGCCTTCGAAGACGGCAGCGTTGCGACGCAGATTGTCCTCGCGGTTGACGGTCGTCCACAGCGGATCAAAGCGCCGAACGATGAGGCGAACGATCTCCGGGAACGCCTTCAGCGGGCGCTGTTTGACTACCACGACGTGGAGTCGCTCGCCGAACTCAATGACGTTGTCGGGGTAGACGAGGACGACGAGCCTGACGAATCCACCTCGTCGATGGACTTCGGCGACAGTGTCGATCCGCTCGATGCGAATCCGCCGGAGCTTTCAGACCGGGAGGATAGTGGTCGTGCTCGGGAACAGACACAGCCACAGACTCAATCCCAATCGCAACCACAGGACCAGTCGATGTCCGACACCGAGGCACAGGCCAGCCAGGCCGCGGCCTCGGACCCACTCGCCCAGCAGGAGACACAAACCCAGGCCCAGGCCCAAACCCAAACACAGACGCAGGCGAACACATCGAGCGAGACCTCCAGCGTAGCGGAGTGGGGACAGCAAAACCAGGAGTCGTCGACGGGCGTCGGCTCGGCTGACTCAGCGCAGTCCACACCGACAGGTAGCGATGTCGCTACCGACTCACCTGACGAGGACCGCACAGGAGAGGCCGGCATTGTCGACACCGACCCGATCTTCGAAGAACCAGCCGACTCGAGTACGACCGATGGCGATGCTGCCCTCGATACTGATCCCACCCACGAACCCGCACCCGCACCCGCACCAGCGGTGCTCGATCGACTCGATGCACTCGAGACGGCCGTCGAGGAACAGAACGAACTCATCGAGCGACAACAGGAGACGATCGAGCAGTTGATCACTGAGCTTCGACAGGGTCGGTAG
- a CDS encoding DUF6498-containing protein, which translates to MNGSGFESTQSASADSVPYWLWNALPLVGIVLLGWDPLVVVLLYWLEFGVLLLLNAPKIMLASGDRTGRLPDDVVCWPDGPTIRLGTAWLAILSVVVYGVAYLVVTSGSPLWSVFGEMTLSRGSTGEIAAGTVMLTVGAMLGSQLLAFRAEFIGECEYERVTPAVQFVRPIGQLWLFFLVLLFASGHTVFDGNPTVLATALILLKTTGDALAKRGLRVQPPSGAARSRTESFTPTAPPDWTGEPSVRALTLVWTPVIVAGSALAGTLTLGLYGLLILEVIGHPYTGVLALGGILLVTTLSLTAFGVGVLRRRYGGLEYRIYPTGVAMYNTRHETVARFVPHRAIEDCTCYRGILPRVLNLGSVCLRLEEPPTGARDGRFRTVFSSTESASFGADDDDVDVMLRALPATEARRARELIDNRHRQHQNEVKAA; encoded by the coding sequence ATGAACGGGTCAGGTTTCGAATCGACACAATCTGCATCTGCAGACTCAGTGCCGTACTGGCTCTGGAACGCACTCCCGCTGGTGGGTATCGTCCTCCTCGGGTGGGATCCGCTGGTCGTCGTCCTTCTCTACTGGCTCGAATTCGGCGTGCTCCTGTTGCTGAACGCGCCGAAAATCATGCTGGCCAGCGGCGACCGGACGGGACGACTGCCGGACGATGTCGTCTGCTGGCCCGACGGCCCAACAATTCGCCTCGGAACGGCCTGGCTTGCTATCCTCTCGGTCGTCGTCTACGGAGTTGCGTACCTCGTCGTGACGAGCGGATCGCCACTCTGGTCCGTGTTCGGCGAGATGACGCTTTCGAGAGGCAGTACGGGCGAGATCGCGGCCGGAACCGTGATGCTCACGGTCGGAGCGATGCTCGGCTCACAGTTGCTCGCATTTAGAGCTGAATTTATCGGCGAGTGCGAATACGAACGTGTCACGCCCGCGGTGCAGTTCGTCCGACCGATCGGACAACTCTGGCTGTTCTTCCTCGTGCTCCTCTTTGCAAGCGGCCACACTGTCTTCGACGGGAATCCGACGGTGCTCGCGACGGCGTTGATCCTGCTCAAGACCACAGGTGACGCGCTGGCGAAGCGTGGACTTCGCGTTCAGCCACCTTCCGGAGCCGCCAGATCACGAACCGAATCGTTCACACCGACTGCACCGCCCGACTGGACCGGCGAGCCTTCGGTACGCGCCCTCACTCTCGTCTGGACCCCGGTCATCGTCGCCGGTTCGGCGCTCGCCGGGACTCTCACACTCGGCCTCTACGGACTCCTTATCCTCGAGGTGATCGGTCATCCGTACACCGGTGTGCTCGCCCTCGGAGGTATACTGCTCGTCACCACACTCAGTCTCACCGCGTTCGGTGTCGGCGTTCTCCGCCGACGATACGGAGGACTCGAGTACCGAATCTATCCGACAGGGGTCGCAATGTACAACACGCGACACGAGACAGTTGCCCGGTTCGTCCCACACCGGGCTATCGAGGACTGCACGTGCTACCGCGGCATCCTACCCCGAGTACTTAACCTCGGCTCGGTCTGCCTTCGACTCGAGGAGCCGCCAACCGGAGCGCGGGACGGTCGATTTCGAACGGTGTTCTCGAGTACCGAGAGCGCTTCGTTCGGAGCGGACGATGACGACGTGGATGTCATGTTGCGGGCGCTCCCAGCGACAGAGGCACGGCGTGCCAGGGAGTTGATCGACAACCGCCATCGACAGCACCAAAATGAAGTGAAGGCTGCGTGA
- a CDS encoding DUF5830 family protein: MTDWQDRRGEGEHQTTAAAPSEAGKRQRPDTETDDTDSGNTAARYTHDDDRVELGLALLERLEHDSLSLADVVDRIETVTSDPTVTRTILDEAELRGIIDREDGIVRPKSRQYVRFEQDVVQREGEFDCQRCGCGLSTGHFIKLEAGELGPFGSSCIRKVTGRDTD; this comes from the coding sequence CTGACGGATTGGCAGGACCGGCGTGGCGAAGGCGAACACCAAACGACGGCGGCGGCCCCGTCGGAGGCTGGCAAACGACAGCGTCCGGATACCGAGACGGACGATACCGACTCCGGAAACACGGCCGCACGCTATACACACGACGACGACCGCGTCGAACTCGGCCTCGCGTTGCTCGAGCGACTCGAGCACGACTCGCTCTCGCTCGCCGATGTCGTCGACCGCATCGAGACGGTGACGAGCGATCCGACGGTCACGCGGACGATTCTCGACGAGGCCGAACTTCGTGGAATTATCGACCGCGAAGACGGAATCGTCCGTCCGAAGAGCCGTCAGTACGTCCGCTTCGAACAAGATGTCGTCCAGCGAGAGGGAGAGTTCGACTGTCAGCGCTGTGGCTGCGGGCTCTCGACGGGACACTTCATCAAACTCGAGGCGGGCGAACTCGGCCCCTTCGGCTCCTCGTGCATTCGGAAGGTTACGGGCCGGGATACGGACTGA
- a CDS encoding TVP38/TMEM64 family protein gives MSVPSVSTRVLAGVVVASAAVTAGLLVSPTATVATLESVTASPTLFGGAIGALYLVRPLFAWPTTPLAAVVGYGFGVTMGVPIALAGVIVTVTPIFLVARATTGRGSSRPSTTGPDGNTAVSTSVSERREPTEAGWIGSALGRTTAVIDRYFDTAGPIRGVIASRLAPIPSDISTCAAAVSGVRYRHLVIGTAIGELPWTIAAVVVGASAGTVTAGGFGELGLVLTLACCLAALVLLAGPAYRVFRTRTDEQSAIDG, from the coding sequence ATGTCGGTTCCCTCGGTGTCGACTCGAGTACTCGCTGGCGTGGTGGTCGCCAGCGCAGCGGTCACCGCGGGGCTGCTCGTCTCGCCGACTGCGACCGTGGCGACACTCGAGTCGGTGACGGCGAGTCCAACACTCTTCGGGGGTGCAATCGGTGCCCTCTATCTCGTTCGGCCGTTGTTTGCCTGGCCGACGACGCCGCTGGCCGCGGTCGTCGGCTACGGTTTTGGCGTGACGATGGGTGTACCGATCGCCCTCGCTGGCGTGATCGTCACAGTGACGCCGATTTTTCTGGTCGCCAGAGCTACTACCGGGCGTGGCTCGAGCCGTCCGTCCACGACTGGCCCTGATGGAAACACGGCTGTGTCGACTTCGGTTTCCGAACGCCGAGAGCCGACCGAAGCCGGCTGGATTGGTTCCGCACTGGGACGGACTACCGCCGTCATCGACCGATACTTCGATACCGCGGGCCCTATCCGGGGTGTCATCGCGTCACGTCTGGCACCGATCCCGTCCGATATCTCGACCTGTGCTGCGGCCGTCAGCGGCGTCAGGTATCGGCACCTCGTGATCGGAACCGCGATCGGTGAACTTCCGTGGACGATCGCAGCAGTCGTCGTCGGCGCGTCGGCTGGCACCGTCACCGCCGGCGGGTTCGGCGAACTGGGCCTCGTACTGACGCTCGCATGCTGTCTCGCTGCGCTAGTCTTGCTCGCCGGTCCCGCCTATCGCGTTTTCAGGACACGTACCGACGAGCAATCTGCGATCGACGGTTGA
- a CDS encoding HVO_2523 family zinc finger protein: MGSEDAEGAEDSEDSEDSGDAEGAEDSENREHPANSEHRRNGRPCPHCETPMYKRHCKYICPQHGVVFDCADTFWV; encoded by the coding sequence GTGGGTTCAGAGGATGCAGAGGGTGCAGAGGATTCAGAGGATTCAGAGGATTCAGGGGATGCAGAGGGTGCAGAGGACTCAGAGAATAGAGAACACCCAGCGAACTCCGAACACAGACGAAACGGCCGCCCCTGCCCACACTGTGAAACACCAATGTACAAACGCCACTGCAAGTACATCTGTCCACAACACGGCGTCGTCTTCGACTGCGCAGACACGTTCTGGGTGTAG